The Thiorhodovibrio frisius genome segment CCCGTCAAATGGGCAAAATACGATCGGCTACAACGTGGCTTATACCGCGCTGCCGTTCGATCCATTCACGCCCTTCCTGTTGGGAGAAAATGAAATCCGAGTCTCGGGCAACACCGACCTGCGCAATACCAACCGCAAGTCGATCAAGCAGGCGGAGTGGACCTTTGCACTGATGACCCACTTCTCCGAGGCGCTTGGCGTGAACTGCACCTATTGCCATAACAGCCGGGCCTTCATGGACTGGAATCAGAGCACACCCAAGCGTGTGCCGGCGTGGCATGCGATTCGCAATGTGCGAGACATCAACATCCAGTATGTCGAGCCATTGGGCGAGGTGTTGCCTGCGTCGCGCAAAGGACCGCTTGGCGATCCGTTCAAGGTGAACTGCTTAACCTGTCACCAAGGCGCCTACAAGCCATTGTTCGGCGTGCCCATGGCGAAGGACTATCCGGCGCTTTATGAAACGGCGGCTGTAGAGGAAGAGGCACCGGCTGAAGCGGCTCCTGCTGCGGAAGCTGAGGCAGCTCCTGCTGAAGCAGTACCGGTCGCGGAAGCTCCGGCTGAAGCAGCTCCAGTTGAAGCAGCTCCCGCTGCGGAAGCTGAGGCGGCTCCTGCTGAAGCAGCACCGGCAGCACCCCCGGTGCCCGCAGACCGGTAGGGTCAGGTTCATCTCGGTTGAACCCGCTGAAACCAATTGACATTTGACAAGGCCCTCGGGCCTATCCAAAAACAAAGAGGAAATTACCGTGGCTGAAAAGACTGCTACAGGATTGACAGAAAGCGAGGCCAAAGAATTCCACGGACTTTTTATGGCCAGCATGACGCTTTGGTTTGGTTTGGTTGTTCTTGCTCACATCTTGTCCTGGTTGTACCGCCCTTGGCTGTAATGCCGCGGACGATTTGAGACGCATCATGAACGTGTAATCTAGCGGGTCGATAGATGCTTTAAACAGCGTCTATCACCGCTAACATGGGGAAAATAAAGTGAGTAACGACAACTTCACCGGAACGTACAAGATGTGGATGTTTATCGATCCTCGGAGGGCGCTGCTTTTTATTGCATCCTTCCAGATATTGCTCGGTATCCTGATCCACATGATCGTGCTCGGGTCTGACCTGAACTGGCACAGTGACGGCATTCCCAAGTTTTACTTCCCAAACGCTGCTGAGGCTTCGGCACCAATTGATATGTCGCCCATTCCTTCAGCAAGAAACTTCAAGTTCGACTGATTACCCCTTGTTGGGTTTCGGATGGGCCGCTGCAGTGAGCCGGTTCGGCTTGTTGCAGCGGCTTGTTGCATTCATTTTTGGTCGTCGCGCATCTGGATGCCTAATTGTACCGTCCTGTACTGTAATCGAAGGTAGTGAACATCATGTGCTTTTCACAGGATGGCTCAACCCCTTTTAATTAGGGTTGAACATGCATAAAGTCTGGAAAATGATTGACCCGGGTCGAGTGGTCCTCACCATTTTTGGTTTCCAGGCTATGCTCGGGCTGCTGGTTCATTCCATTGTGCTCGGAGCTGACCCTAACTGGCCGGATGATGGTAGCGCGCCCATAAGCAGCCCGTCTGAAATGCTCTCTGAGCTCGATCCCAAAAATCAATCCGAGCGCTTGGCTCGTTAGGTCTTGGTCCGCAAAGATAGGCCAGGCTCGCAGCAAAATTAGAAGCTGCTCTTTGGCCGCCCTGGGTTATGAAGGCAGCGTTTTGCGCTGTTTTTTTTTGCCTAAAAAATACGGTCGATTCGTGCCAGGATGGTGGTTTGGCATCACGGTGTGCCCATCAGCAGATACGGAAGGAGAAAACCTAATGGATGCCCGGCGTTTTCTTGCCGATCTTGGTCACTGAAATTACCTGGGCAGGCTGGTCCTGATCTGGGTAGTAAGGTCGCTCACCACCGCGACCGTCAAGATCGGCCAGTTCTTTTTCCCGCGCCGAAATGAGTCCGAAACACTGACGCACGTCCTCGATTGTCGCTTCCGAGAGGGGGTGCTTCATGCCCGGTGGCGGGGTTACGTCCTTAACGATGGCAGCCAGTGTCTTGCGCATGGCGATTAATATCTGCTGTTCTTTGCTGAGGTCGTGCATCCGGGAGTCTCCTTTTGGGATTGCTTGGATCTGGTGGCTCACAGTTGGGGTGCTAACCTTGTCGATCTGGTCAGCCAGAATTGGGGCTGGTTGGCGTTTGCGAAAGAGGAGCGGAGAGGTTGGGTGCTTAAGGATTCAGAGCCCGCCTAGCGAGGCTAGCTATTCGGACCAGGGTCGGCAAGCAGCAACCGCAGTTGGGTTTCGTCGAGAATGGGGATGCCGAGTTGGGCGGCCTTGGTCGCCTTGCTACCGGGGTTCTCGCCGGCGACCACATAGTCGGTGTTGGATGAGACAGAGCTTGTTACTTTGGCGCCCCTGGCGATCAGCTCTGCTTTGATGTAGTCTCTCGGGCGCGTGAGGGTGCCGGTCAGGACAAAGGTTCTGCCAGTCAGGGGCTGCTCCTGGTTGTCGTGGGGACGCGGTGGGTCGGGCCAGTGCAGCCGGGCCCCACTGGGGTCGATGAGTTGCGCGATTACCTCGCGATTGTGGTCTTGGGCAAAGAAGCTGCGAATGTGCTGGGCGACCGTCTGGCCCACGCCATCAATGGCGACCAGGGCCTCTTCATCGGCCTGCATCAGCGACTCCAGGGTGCCAAAGTGCGAGGCCAGCACACTGGCCATGGTTTCGCCTACTTCGCGAATGCCAAGCGCGTGGATGAATCGGGCCAGGGTTGTCTCGCGGCTTTGGTCCAGGGCGGTGAGCAGATTGGTTGCGGATTTCTCGCCCATACGTGGCAGATTGGCGAGTTGCTCTGTGTTAAGCGCAAACAGATCAGCCGGGGTTTTGACCAAGTCCTGTTCAATGAGTTGTTCAATGAGTTTGTCGCCGAGGCCGTCGATGTCGAGCGCGCGGCGCGAGGCAAAATGCTTGAGCGCCTCTTTGCGTTGAGCGGCGCAGATGAGGCCGCCACTGCAACGCGCGACTGCTTCGCCCTCGGCGCGGATCACATCTGAGCCGCACACTGGACAGTGCGCGGGCAGGGCGACCGGCTCGGTGTCTGGAGGTCGCAGAGAGGCGACCACGCCGACGACCTCGGGGATGACGTCGCCAGCGCGGCGCACGATGACGGTATCGCCAACGCGCACATCCTTGCGGTGGACTTCATCGATGTTGTGCAAGGTGGCGTTGGAGACGGTGACCCCGGCAACATCGACCGGCTCCAGCCGGGCTACCGGTGTGACAGCGCCTGTGCGTCCGACCTGGAATTCCACCGCTCGCACCCGGGTTTGCTCTTCGCGCGCAGGGTACTTGAAGGCAATGGCCCAGATGGGATCGCGTGCGCGAAAACCGAGCCGTCGCTGGGCGGTCAGGTCATCAACCTTAAACACCACACCATCGATTTCGTAATCGAGCCCGTCGCGCCGCGCGGCCATGGCCTCCTGGTATTGGATGCAGCCCTCGGCTCCGGTCACGCAGGTCGACTCAGGCGAAATACGCAGCCCGAAGGCGCGCAGATGCGCGAGTGCGTCGCTCTGCGTCGAGCCAAGATTGCCACCTTCGACGGCGCCGAAGCCGTAACAGAATATGGCCAGCGGTCGGCTGGCGGTGATGGTCGGGTCGAGCTGGCGCAGGCTGCCGGCGGCGGCATTGCGGGGGTTCTTAACGGGTGTCTGACCGTTATCGAGCATGCGCTGCTTGAGCGCTTCGAAGCCGGCAAGCGGCAGATATACCTCACCGCGTACCTCAAGCAGCCGCGGCCAACCCGTGCCGCGCAGTCGTAGCGGCACGGCACCAATGGTGCGCACCTGGGCCGTGACATCCTCGCCAGTGCGCCCATCGCCGCGGGTGGCAGCTCGCGTCAGCAGGCCGTCTTCATAAACCAGACTGATGGCGAGGCCATCAAGCTTTGGCTCGGCGACATAGTGCACTTGCTCGATGCCGAGTTCACGACGGATGCGCTGATCGAAGTCGCGCAGGTCATCGGCAGTCCGGGCGTTGCCGAGCGAGAGCATGGGCGCGAGATGCTCCGCTGGCGCGAAACGCTCGGCCGGCGATGCACCAACCCGCTGAGTGGGCGAGTCTGGCGTGCGCAAGTCGGGGTGCTGTTCTTCGATTTGCTGGAGCTCGCGCAGCAGGGCGTCGAATTCGGCGTCCGGGATTTCCGGGTCATCAAGAACGTAATAGCGATAATTGTGATGCTCGAGTAGGGTTCGCAGTTCGCTTGCGCGTGCTGCGCTCGAGCCCGCCGGGATTTTGTCTTTCATCGGTCAGTGCGGCCGCCCTGACCCCTGTCGCTATCAGGGTCGGCGTAATCAATAACAGCATTGCGCAGGCTCTCAATGCGCTTGACGCTGATTGGCCGATGCTGGGCGTCCTCAATCTCGGCAGTCAACTCGCGCGCCAGGGATTTGGCCGTCGTTAGCATGGCGTCAAGAGCCTCGATGTCTTGATACTCGCCGTGCATCTGGGTAAAGAGCGCTATGCCGCGCGTCTCAAAGTCAGCCATTGCCTCGTTTGGATCAGGATACAAGGGGAAATTGCCGGGCTGAACAAGATTGGCCATGCTAAACAGGGTGCATGGCTGGCTTGGGTCGCCATCAATCCGATGAAAGATGTCTTTGCTACCAATGACCAACAAATGCCGGCCGGCAGCGGCGAGAATGTCACGGCCCGACAGGTTGCCATCACGGGCCACCACAAAGACCTGGATGACGGGCCCTTTTTCAGTGTTGGTAACAATGCCGGCAATATCTGCCGGGTCCACCTCGCCGGTGGGGGTCTCTTGGTAGTGCTGATCGCTGGCATGGCGCGTGGCGGCAGCCGAAGAGTCATCCCCGGCCCGGGGGGCGTCAGGATAGTCCCAGTCGGAAGCATCTTGCCCAGGCTGCCAGTCGTCGCCGTCCCCCTCGCCTTCAATGCCAAGATTGGGCTCGCGTTTTTCCTTCTTGCGGGGCGATGCGCCATTCATGCGCGCAATGTCTGCGCGCATGGTCCGGTTGCGCTCCCAAAGAAAAAGCGCGACCAGAAAAGCAATGCCGACAATCAGCAGAATGATTCGCAGTGTGGTGGCGTCCATCGAAGCCTTGAATCCCGTGTTGTCCGGTTCTGATTCCTGAGTATACCAATCAAAAGGGAAATTGCAGGTCTGCTCAGGACGCCCCTGCCAAACGCGCAGCATCCTCAATGTCGACCGACACCAGACGCGAGACGCCGGGCTCATGCATGGTCACGCCGATGAGCTGCTCGGCAATCTCCATAGTGACCTTGTTGTGGCTGATAAAAATAAACTGGGTGCGTGC includes the following:
- the pufC gene encoding photosynthetic reaction center cytochrome PufC produces the protein MKQRNHHALALLSLGVAAFITGCDFPPQDVVQTGYRGLGMQQNYNPKLLQKVIDATQVPDAIPAATPGGALAKDVYKNVQVLGDLSVNEFNRTMVALTTWVAPNEGCTYCHEGTNWESDGVYTKIASRRMLEMTRDTNSNWTGHVADTGVTCYTCHRGKPVPEHVWTTDPGPDIPSVFPSNGQNTIGYNVAYTALPFDPFTPFLLGENEIRVSGNTDLRNTNRKSIKQAEWTFALMTHFSEALGVNCTYCHNSRAFMDWNQSTPKRVPAWHAIRNVRDINIQYVEPLGEVLPASRKGPLGDPFKVNCLTCHQGAYKPLFGVPMAKDYPALYETAAVEEEAPAEAAPAAEAEAAPAEAVPVAEAPAEAAPVEAAPAAEAEAAPAEAAPAAPPVPADR
- the ligA gene encoding NAD-dependent DNA ligase LigA — its product is MKDKIPAGSSAARASELRTLLEHHNYRYYVLDDPEIPDAEFDALLRELQQIEEQHPDLRTPDSPTQRVGASPAERFAPAEHLAPMLSLGNARTADDLRDFDQRIRRELGIEQVHYVAEPKLDGLAISLVYEDGLLTRAATRGDGRTGEDVTAQVRTIGAVPLRLRGTGWPRLLEVRGEVYLPLAGFEALKQRMLDNGQTPVKNPRNAAAGSLRQLDPTITASRPLAIFCYGFGAVEGGNLGSTQSDALAHLRAFGLRISPESTCVTGAEGCIQYQEAMAARRDGLDYEIDGVVFKVDDLTAQRRLGFRARDPIWAIAFKYPAREEQTRVRAVEFQVGRTGAVTPVARLEPVDVAGVTVSNATLHNIDEVHRKDVRVGDTVIVRRAGDVIPEVVGVVASLRPPDTEPVALPAHCPVCGSDVIRAEGEAVARCSGGLICAAQRKEALKHFASRRALDIDGLGDKLIEQLIEQDLVKTPADLFALNTEQLANLPRMGEKSATNLLTALDQSRETTLARFIHALGIREVGETMASVLASHFGTLESLMQADEEALVAIDGVGQTVAQHIRSFFAQDHNREVIAQLIDPSGARLHWPDPPRPHDNQEQPLTGRTFVLTGTLTRPRDYIKAELIARGAKVTSSVSSNTDYVVAGENPGSKATKAAQLGIPILDETQLRLLLADPGPNS
- a CDS encoding light-harvesting protein, which encodes MIDPGRVVLTIFGFQAMLGLLVHSIVLGADPNWPDDGSAPISSPSEMLSELDPKNQSERLAR
- the pufA gene encoding light-harvesting antenna LH1, alpha subunit, translated to MSNDNFTGTYKMWMFIDPRRALLFIASFQILLGILIHMIVLGSDLNWHSDGIPKFYFPNAAEASAPIDMSPIPSARNFKFD
- the pufB gene encoding light-harvesting antenna LH1, beta subunit, with the translated sequence MAEKTATGLTESEAKEFHGLFMASMTLWFGLVVLAHILSWLYRPWL
- a CDS encoding cell division protein ZipA; amino-acid sequence: MDATTLRIILLIVGIAFLVALFLWERNRTMRADIARMNGASPRKKEKREPNLGIEGEGDGDDWQPGQDASDWDYPDAPRAGDDSSAAATRHASDQHYQETPTGEVDPADIAGIVTNTEKGPVIQVFVVARDGNLSGRDILAAAGRHLLVIGSKDIFHRIDGDPSQPCTLFSMANLVQPGNFPLYPDPNEAMADFETRGIALFTQMHGEYQDIEALDAMLTTAKSLARELTAEIEDAQHRPISVKRIESLRNAVIDYADPDSDRGQGGRTDR